A region from the Lolium perenne isolate Kyuss_39 chromosome 4, Kyuss_2.0, whole genome shotgun sequence genome encodes:
- the LOC127293320 gene encoding uncharacterized protein, producing the protein MSICARMDAPRGGALGKRKDRDYFSPPPSSSSEQQKAPLPPLPRKPEHRSKPLQLSRFANKPTTMPPPPPPPQGANSKLLAGYLAHEFLRFGTLLGERPPAPTTRKGYSAAPAPDPARRYAEASTLLMVAGGPRIPGVVNPTQLGRWLRIKE; encoded by the coding sequence ATGTCGATCTGCGCCAGGATGGACGCGCCACGCGGCGGCGCGCTCGGGAAGCGGAAGGACCGGGACTACttctcgccgccgccgtcgtcttcgTCGGAGCAGCAGAAGGCGCCGCTCCCGCCGCTGCCTAGGAAGCCCGAGCACCGCAGCAAGCCGCTTCAGCTCTCGCGGTTCGCCAACAAGCCCACCaccatgccgccgccgccgccgcctccccaggGCGCAAACAGCAAGCTCCTCGCCGGGTACCTGGCGCACGAGTTCCTCAGGTTCGGCACGCTCCTCGGGGAGCGCCCGCCCGCGCCGACGACCCGGAAGGGGTACTCCGCCGCGCCCGCGCCAGACCCCGCGAGGAGGTACGCCGAGGCGTCCACGCTGCTGATGGTGGCGGGCGGGCCCCGCATCCCCGGCGTCGTCAACCCGACGCAGCTCGGCCGCTGGCTCCGGATTAAGGAGTGA